A region of Lycium barbarum isolate Lr01 chromosome 1, ASM1917538v2, whole genome shotgun sequence DNA encodes the following proteins:
- the LOC132645541 gene encoding nucleosome assembly protein 1;2-like isoform X2, whose translation MIFNLHDYSQRDALKALYSEEKAVLEAKYEKLHESLYPKRYEIVNGVVEVKGVDLAPVDHSDNKGTGDEKGVPNFWLTALKSFAKYEDEIYVSKRDKEALKFLKDIKWCRVDHPKGFKLDFFFDTNPFFKNSVLTKTCHKRINKAMPKNTTGTDIEWFPGKCLTKKTVKCNPDRRLKSAKTMIRPVDCESFFHFFKPPLVGGPQYHMQEDDYEIGSTIRDKIIPDAVLWFTGEAEEDDSIYMEFDMDAYEDAMRWECGMISRHVKGRDYIDEDYGDMYMECNISRHVKGHDNIEEDDDDDDDVDDDDEEDDNDCDSVDDEEDEYACDYDGVEEEEEEKPEKKVQVQHRGSVAQVNGVAAATATGGATSTAAPGGVQNQFKPMSLYVGDLDFNVTDTQLYELFNQAGQVVSVRLCRDLCTRRSLGYGFVNYSNPQDAAKAMEMLDYTPVNGKSIRVKHSYSDPTFPKSRTANLFVRNLDRSIDSKALHDTFSSFGDILSCKVVTDSNGQSKCYGFVQFDNDESAQSAIDKLNGALINDRQVYVSHALHKEKSGRAQAR comes from the exons ATGATATTTAATTTGCATGACTAC AGTCAACGTGATGCGCTGAAAGCTTTATATTCGGAGGAGAAAGCTGTACTTGAAGCTAAATATGAGAAGCTGCATGAATCATTGTACCCTAAG AGATATGAAATTGTAAATGGTGTTGTTGAAGTGAAAGGTGTTGATTTAGCTCCTGTGGATCACAGTGATAATAAGGGGACAGGAGATG AAAAAGGTGTTCCCAACTTCTGGCTGACTGCATTGAAGTCCTTCGCAAAATACGAAGATGAG ATCTACGTCTCAAAACGAGATAAAGAAGCTTTAAAATTCCTTAAGGATATCAAGTGGTGCAGGGTTGATCATCCAAAGGGTTTTAAGCTGGATTTCTTCTTTGATACAAATCCTTTTTTCAAGAATTCTGTATTGACAAAGACCTgtcacaaaagaataaataaggCTATGCCGAAAAACACAACAGG GACGGATATTGAATGGTTTCCAGGAAAATGCTTGACAAAGAAGACCGTAAAATGCAATCCAGATAGGAGGTTAAAAAGTGCTAAAACCATGATCAGGCCAGTGGATTGTGAAAGTTTTTTCCATTTTTTCAAACCGCCACTG GTTGGAGGACCCCAGTATCATATGCAAGAAGATGATTATGAAATTGG CTCAACAATTCGGGACAAAATAATCCCTGATGCAGTGTTGTGGTTTACTGGTGAGGCTGAAGAGGATGACTCTATATATATGGAATTTGATATGGACGCATACGAGGATGCTATGCGATGGGAATGTGGTATGATTAGTAGACATGTAAAGGGGCGTGACTATATTGACGAAGACTATGGTGATATGTATATGGAATGTAATATTAGTAGACATGTAAAGGGGCATGACAATATTGAAgaagacgatgatgatgatgatgatgttgatgatgatgatgaagaagatgatAACGACTGTGACAGTGTGGATGATGAAGAAGATGAATATGCCTGTGATTATGATGgggtagaagaagaagaagaggagaagccTGAAAAGAAG GTTCAGGTGCAGCATCGGGGTTCAGTGGCGCAAGTAAATGGTGTGGCAGCAGCCACAGCTACTGGTGGCGCCACCTCCACAGCTGCTCCTGGTGGTGTTCAGAACCAGTTCAAGCCAATGTCTCTGTACGTAGGCGACTTAGACTTCAATGTGACTGATACACAGCTGTACGAGCTGTTTAACCAAGCGGGTCAGGTTGTTTCGGTTAGGCTTTGTAGGGACCTTTGCACTCGGAGATCCCTTGGTTATGGCTTCGTCAACTACAGCAACCCTCAGGATGCTGCAAAGGCAATGGAGATGTTGGACTACACACCTGTTAACGGAAAGTCCATTAGGGTGAAGCACTCTTACAGTGATCCCACTTTTCCTAAGAGTCGAACAGCAAATTTATTTGTCAGGAATTTGGACAGGTCAATTGACAGCAAAGCTTTACATGACACCTTTTCAAGCTTTGGTGACATTCTTTCTTGCAAGGTAGTTACTGACTCTAATGgccagtcaaagtgctatggttTTGTACAATTTGACAACGATGAATCTGCTCAAAGTGCCATAGATAAGTTAAATGGTGCACTCATCAATGATAGGCAAGTGTATGTTTCACATGCCCTTCACAAAGAGAAGAGTGGCAGAGCACAAGCTCGGTAA